The following proteins are encoded in a genomic region of alpha proteobacterium U9-1i:
- a CDS encoding UDP-N-acetylenolpyruvoylglucosamine reductase, translated as MRDLELPPVRGQLLRGEKLAPFTWFRVGGPADAVFLPADVEDLAAFLKALPADVPVLPIGVGSNVIVRDGGVDGVVIRLAGRAWAQIEALGEGRIKAGAGALDSMVAKAAAKAGIAGLEFYVGVPGTIGGALTMNAGCYGRETQDVLVEATVMNRVGEVVTVPASEFGFTYRHNALPDGLIFLDATFQGAADAPEAVSARMAAITAKRESSQPIREKTGGSTFKNPLAPNGDKLSAWMCVDEAGMRGAKRGGAQVSELHANFLINTGEASAADIEGLGEDVRAAVKSQSGIELQWEIKRVGRP; from the coding sequence ATGCGTGACCTCGAACTTCCGCCCGTGCGCGGCCAATTGCTACGTGGGGAAAAGCTTGCGCCGTTCACCTGGTTCCGCGTCGGCGGACCGGCGGACGCGGTATTCCTACCCGCTGACGTCGAAGATCTCGCGGCCTTCTTGAAGGCGCTTCCGGCCGACGTGCCCGTGCTGCCGATCGGCGTGGGCTCAAATGTAATCGTGCGGGACGGCGGTGTTGATGGCGTCGTGATCCGGCTTGCGGGCCGCGCTTGGGCGCAAATCGAAGCGTTGGGCGAAGGGCGCATCAAAGCCGGCGCTGGCGCGCTCGATTCCATGGTGGCGAAGGCCGCGGCCAAAGCCGGCATCGCGGGCTTGGAATTCTATGTCGGCGTCCCCGGCACGATTGGCGGTGCGCTCACGATGAACGCGGGCTGCTACGGTCGCGAGACCCAAGACGTGTTGGTTGAAGCGACAGTGATGAACCGCGTCGGCGAAGTGGTAACTGTTCCCGCCAGCGAGTTCGGTTTCACCTACCGCCACAACGCGCTGCCCGACGGGCTGATCTTTCTCGACGCGACCTTCCAGGGCGCTGCGGACGCACCAGAGGCCGTCAGCGCGCGCATGGCCGCCATCACCGCAAAGCGCGAAAGCAGTCAACCGATCCGAGAAAAAACCGGCGGCTCCACCTTCAAGAATCCGCTCGCTCCCAACGGCGACAAACTCTCCGCCTGGATGTGCGTCGATGAAGCCGGCATGCGCGGCGCCAAACGCGGTGGCGCACAAGTCAGCGAGCTTCACGCCAACTTCCTGATTAACACAGGCGAAGCCAGCGCTGCCGACATCGAAGGGCTAGGTGAGGACGTTCGCGCCGCCGTGAAGTCTCAAAGCGGCATCGAGCTGCAATGGGAAATTAAGCGGGTGGGGCGGCCGTAA
- a CDS encoding cell division protein FtsA translates to MALLDVVRHREEEIEPRGATPLIASLDVGVSKTVCLAARRDPVLDLHPERPLRVLGVGLQSAPASASGKPADFDACARAIRVAIEDAAEMAGAPIKRVVATYSGPGLNSRIVRGAARVRGAVIRERDLDAAINAAMQSVPSPQLSFLHVEPLRYVIDDGEPVLDPVGQPGKMLAVEACVVTAPTEALNALKACVQQAGAEVEEIMAAPYAAALSALTPEERAAGALVIDLGAGSLGVSVFTSEGLVHAETISCGGVRLTRDLAMKLETTFAAAERVKLAFGAVGQACDPREAVQAPKLGRDGRLEASTTLKGVIADTLTPRLAEMLLTARDRLARAGFSGDTMPPRAIIVGGGAAMPGVREVAAQALAMPVRIGRPFELCGFDHGEAGPAFAASAGLLRYRLDTPMLEDVERSFVPSLRDIAHAMKGGARGAWTWLRENF, encoded by the coding sequence ATGGCGCTTCTCGACGTCGTCCGTCATCGCGAAGAAGAGATCGAGCCGCGCGGCGCGACGCCCTTGATCGCGTCGCTGGACGTTGGCGTTTCAAAAACCGTGTGCCTCGCCGCGCGTCGCGATCCAGTGCTGGACCTGCACCCCGAGCGCCCGCTGCGTGTGCTCGGTGTCGGCCTGCAATCGGCGCCGGCGTCCGCCAGCGGCAAGCCTGCTGACTTCGACGCCTGCGCCCGCGCCATCCGCGTCGCCATTGAAGACGCCGCCGAAATGGCCGGCGCGCCGATCAAGCGCGTGGTCGCAACGTATTCCGGCCCTGGCCTCAATTCCCGCATCGTCCGTGGCGCCGCGCGCGTCCGCGGCGCCGTCATCCGCGAGCGCGATCTCGACGCCGCCATCAATGCGGCGATGCAATCCGTGCCCAGCCCGCAGCTGTCGTTCTTGCACGTTGAGCCGCTGCGCTACGTCATCGATGATGGCGAACCGGTGCTCGATCCTGTCGGCCAGCCGGGCAAGATGCTCGCGGTTGAGGCTTGCGTGGTCACCGCGCCCACCGAAGCATTGAACGCGCTGAAGGCCTGCGTGCAGCAGGCCGGCGCCGAAGTCGAAGAAATCATGGCCGCGCCTTACGCAGCGGCGCTTTCGGCGCTGACGCCGGAAGAACGCGCCGCGGGCGCACTCGTCATCGATCTTGGCGCGGGCTCACTTGGCGTCTCCGTGTTCACCAGCGAAGGTTTGGTGCACGCGGAGACGATTTCCTGTGGCGGCGTCCGCTTGACCCGCGACCTTGCCATGAAGCTCGAGACCACCTTCGCCGCCGCAGAGCGCGTTAAGCTCGCCTTTGGCGCGGTGGGGCAGGCCTGCGATCCGCGCGAAGCGGTGCAAGCGCCCAAGCTCGGCCGCGACGGCCGCCTGGAAGCGTCCACCACCCTCAAAGGCGTCATCGCCGACACACTGACGCCGCGGCTGGCGGAAATGCTGCTCACGGCGCGCGATCGCCTCGCCCGCGCCGGCTTCAGCGGCGATACGATGCCGCCGCGCGCCATCATCGTTGGCGGCGGCGCCGCCATGCCTGGCGTTCGCGAGGTCGCCGCGCAGGCGCTGGCGATGCCAGTCCGCATCGGCCGCCCCTTCGAGCTTTGTGGGTTTGACCATGGCGAGGCGGGCCCCGCCTTCGCCGCGTCGGCCGGATTGCTCCGCTACCGTTTGGACACCCCAATGCTTGAGGACGTCGAGCGCTCCTTCGTGCCAAGCCTCCGCGACATCGCCCACGCCATGAAAGGCGGCGCGCGCGGCGCCTGGACCTGGCTGCGCGAAAACTTTTGA
- a CDS encoding UDP-N-acetylglucosamine--N-acetylmuramyl-(pentapeptide) pyrophosphoryl-undecaprenol N-acetylglucosamine transferase, translated as MTKKVVVIAAGGTGGHLFPAAAFAEEMRRREWRVVLMTDARGRRYAENFPAERVEDVPAASLTANPIKAIPALLKISRGVNAANKRFRELQPALVAGFGGYPSFPALMAARGQKIPILIHEQNSVLGRVNRAMAGSAAAVACGFERLDRLPESAAGRKHVVGNPVRLPILAVREKPYPSPAAGGRLNVLVIGGSQGARIFGEVIPVAIELLPDDLRARLDVSQQAREEQVASVRALYQRAGVNADIAPFFSDMGDRLGRAHLVISRAGASSVTELQAAGRPAILVPFAAAADDHQTANAEGLTSVGAADVLSEREATPEAVAAILQQRLSDPHGLSVRAAAARAAGKPEAAKTLADLAESLAR; from the coding sequence ATGACCAAGAAAGTCGTCGTCATCGCCGCCGGCGGCACGGGCGGGCACTTGTTCCCCGCCGCCGCGTTCGCGGAAGAAATGCGTCGTCGTGAATGGCGCGTGGTGCTGATGACTGACGCGCGCGGGCGCCGTTACGCGGAGAATTTTCCCGCCGAGCGCGTGGAAGATGTGCCCGCCGCTAGCCTGACCGCGAACCCGATCAAAGCCATCCCTGCGCTTTTGAAGATTTCGCGCGGCGTCAACGCCGCCAACAAGCGTTTCCGTGAATTGCAGCCGGCGCTCGTCGCCGGCTTCGGTGGTTATCCATCATTTCCCGCTTTGATGGCCGCGCGCGGCCAGAAAATTCCGATCCTGATTCACGAGCAGAATTCCGTGCTTGGGCGCGTCAACCGCGCCATGGCCGGCAGCGCCGCTGCGGTGGCCTGCGGCTTTGAACGCCTCGATCGGCTTCCTGAAAGCGCGGCTGGCCGCAAGCACGTCGTCGGCAATCCGGTGCGGTTGCCGATCCTGGCCGTGCGCGAGAAGCCTTATCCGTCGCCGGCCGCCGGCGGACGCCTCAACGTTCTTGTCATCGGCGGCAGCCAAGGCGCGCGCATCTTCGGCGAAGTGATCCCCGTCGCCATTGAGCTCTTGCCAGACGATCTGCGCGCGCGCCTCGATGTTTCGCAGCAGGCGCGCGAGGAGCAGGTCGCGTCCGTGCGCGCGCTCTATCAGCGCGCGGGCGTCAACGCCGATATCGCGCCGTTCTTTTCCGATATGGGTGATCGCCTCGGCCGAGCCCATCTCGTCATCTCGCGCGCCGGCGCTTCCTCCGTCACCGAACTGCAAGCGGCTGGTCGTCCTGCGATCCTGGTGCCGTTCGCGGCCGCCGCTGACGATCACCAGACCGCCAACGCGGAAGGGTTAACCAGCGTCGGCGCCGCTGACGTGTTGAGCGAGCGGGAAGCGACGCCCGAAGCTGTGGCGGCCATCTTGCAGCAAAGGCTTTCTGACCCGCACGGCCTCTCCGTGCGTGCCGCAGCGGCACGCGCGGCCGGTAAACCCGAGGCGGCGAAAACGCTGGCGGACTTGGCCGAGAGCCTCGCCCGTTAG
- a CDS encoding cell division protein FtsZ, translated as MSYSNAPSLHELKPRIVVFGVGGAGGNAVNNMIDARLQGVEFVVANTDAQALTRAKTPNRIQLGHSITEGLGAGARPEVGQAAAQESQPEILEMLEGAHMVFVAAGMGGGTGTGAAPVIARTARERGILTIAVVTKPFHFEGQRRMQLAEQGVQELRKHVDTLIVIPNQNLFRVANERTTFAEAFQLADQVLYSGVRGVTDLMVMPGLINLDFADVRTVMAEMGTAMMGTGEGDGPNRALDAAHGAIANPLLDIVSMRGAKGVLINITGGFDMTLYEVDQAANEIRAEVDPNANIILGSTFDETLEGRMRVSVVATGIDDEHIVAQQTIVQPARRAADAPVVRTRTPMREEPVTRPAAHAINLDDEPIYEEDRPSFANDAEPAVADKRGFNLFGWMKPGATDEATPRPVEPPRPTRAHEDIVRDPALDEELEIPAFLRRQMGPR; from the coding sequence ATGTCTTATTCGAATGCGCCGTCATTGCATGAGCTGAAGCCGCGCATCGTCGTGTTCGGCGTGGGCGGGGCCGGCGGCAACGCCGTCAACAATATGATCGACGCGCGCCTTCAAGGCGTCGAGTTCGTTGTGGCCAACACCGACGCACAAGCGCTCACGCGTGCGAAGACGCCGAACCGCATCCAACTCGGCCACTCGATCACCGAAGGCTTGGGCGCCGGCGCGCGCCCGGAAGTTGGTCAAGCGGCCGCGCAGGAAAGCCAGCCGGAAATTCTCGAAATGCTGGAAGGCGCGCACATGGTGTTCGTCGCCGCCGGCATGGGCGGCGGCACCGGCACCGGCGCGGCGCCCGTGATCGCCCGCACCGCGCGCGAGCGCGGCATCCTCACCATCGCGGTGGTGACGAAGCCGTTCCACTTCGAAGGCCAGCGCCGCATGCAACTCGCCGAGCAGGGCGTGCAGGAGCTGCGCAAGCACGTCGATACGCTCATCGTCATCCCGAACCAGAACCTCTTCCGCGTCGCCAATGAGCGCACGACGTTCGCGGAAGCGTTCCAACTGGCGGATCAGGTGCTGTACTCAGGCGTGCGCGGCGTCACCGATCTGATGGTGATGCCAGGCCTCATCAATCTCGACTTCGCCGACGTCCGCACCGTGATGGCGGAGATGGGTACGGCGATGATGGGCACCGGCGAGGGCGATGGCCCCAACCGCGCCCTCGACGCCGCCCACGGCGCGATCGCCAATCCGCTGCTCGATATCGTTTCGATGCGCGGCGCCAAGGGCGTGCTGATCAACATCACCGGCGGCTTCGACATGACGTTGTATGAGGTCGATCAAGCGGCGAACGAAATCCGCGCCGAGGTTGATCCGAACGCCAACATCATCCTGGGCTCGACGTTCGATGAAACCCTCGAAGGCCGCATGCGCGTGAGCGTGGTGGCGACGGGGATCGATGACGAGCACATCGTCGCCCAGCAAACCATCGTCCAGCCCGCGCGCCGCGCCGCCGATGCGCCGGTCGTGCGCACGCGCACGCCGATGCGCGAGGAGCCAGTGACGCGCCCCGCCGCGCACGCGATCAATCTCGACGATGAGCCGATCTACGAAGAGGATCGCCCAAGCTTTGCAAATGACGCCGAACCGGCCGTCGCCGATAAGCGCGGCTTCAATCTGTTCGGTTGGATGAAGCCCGGCGCGACGGATGAAGCGACGCCGCGCCCCGTTGAACCTCCGCGCCCAACGCGCGCGCACGAAGATATCGTCCGCGATCCCGCACTGGACGAGGAACTGGAGATCCCAGCCTTCCTCCGCCGCCAAATGGGCCCGCGCTAG
- a CDS encoding D-alanine--D-alanine ligase: MARVAVLLGGLSPERPVSLSTGAGCAAALRRLGHDAIEIDPQDADWMDRLKAASVDAAFNSLHGPWGEDGFVQGVLEYLRVPYTHSGVLASALAMDKAKAKAVFAQAGLPLAEGKLMNRIEAAKAHPMALPYVVKPNAQGSSVGVFIVREGANRPPEQLLDPDWTYGEEVLVEEFVAGKELTVAVLGEKSGSRALAVTEIHPAGEWYDFNAKYSEGGSRHELPAQIPADIAKKMMRAAEDAHDALGCRGLTRSDFMYDPTRGKIALLEVNTQPGMTPTSLAPEQAQHLGMSYDQLVAWILEDASCQR; encoded by the coding sequence ATGGCGCGGGTGGCGGTGCTTTTGGGCGGATTGAGCCCTGAGAGGCCTGTGAGCCTTTCAACCGGCGCGGGCTGCGCCGCGGCTCTGCGCCGGCTCGGCCACGACGCCATCGAGATCGACCCACAGGACGCTGATTGGATGGACCGGCTGAAGGCCGCCAGCGTCGATGCCGCATTCAATTCGTTGCACGGTCCGTGGGGCGAGGATGGCTTCGTTCAAGGCGTGCTCGAGTATCTGCGCGTCCCCTACACCCATTCCGGCGTGCTCGCGTCGGCGCTGGCGATGGATAAGGCCAAAGCGAAAGCTGTGTTCGCGCAAGCCGGCCTGCCGCTTGCCGAAGGCAAGCTGATGAACCGCATCGAAGCCGCGAAAGCGCACCCGATGGCGTTGCCGTATGTGGTGAAGCCGAACGCGCAAGGCTCGTCGGTCGGCGTGTTCATCGTCCGTGAAGGCGCCAACCGCCCGCCCGAACAATTGCTGGATCCAGACTGGACCTATGGCGAAGAGGTTCTGGTCGAGGAATTCGTCGCCGGCAAGGAGCTGACGGTGGCGGTGCTCGGCGAAAAGTCCGGCTCGCGCGCGCTCGCGGTGACGGAAATTCACCCGGCCGGCGAATGGTACGATTTCAACGCCAAGTATTCCGAAGGCGGCTCGCGTCACGAGCTGCCGGCGCAAATCCCGGCCGACATCGCCAAGAAAATGATGCGCGCCGCCGAGGACGCACACGACGCGCTTGGCTGCCGTGGTCTTACGCGCAGCGATTTCATGTACGACCCCACGCGCGGCAAGATCGCGTTGCTGGAGGTCAACACTCAGCCCGGCATGACGCCGACTTCGCTCGCGCCCGAGCAAGCCCAGCATCTCGGCATGAGCTACGATCAATTGGTGGCGTGGATCCTGGAGGACGCGTCATGTCAACGATGA
- a CDS encoding cell division protein FtsQ, with product MSTMRARRPGRSAAEPTRKGRGRRTPPPPPSGENMPRLARIKLSGGLAPDEVQVSGKSLGIALAGILIFGGAAIAGAAWMGSSLFDVREAAARTVDVAAADVGFRIDEVKILGVAGARAQEVREQIIPDGRQSILSLDPADVKARIEALDWVAHAYVRRLWPSTMEIRVERRQAYARWQEGDEITVIDANGDRLLAEQAADHPELPLVIGANAGPTAEPLLLALEELPEVRERLSSLVRVRDRRWNMELTNGMTIALPEAEPAIALSRLEGLQTQHRLLDRPIATIDMRAPGRMSVRVRQQLTGGNSPLAEGV from the coding sequence ATGTCAACGATGAGAGCGCGCCGTCCCGGCCGCAGCGCCGCTGAACCAACGCGCAAGGGGCGCGGCCGCCGCACGCCGCCGCCGCCACCGAGCGGCGAAAACATGCCGCGCCTGGCGCGCATCAAACTCTCCGGCGGTTTGGCGCCGGACGAAGTGCAGGTCAGCGGCAAAAGCCTCGGCATCGCGCTCGCCGGCATTTTGATTTTCGGCGGCGCGGCGATTGCCGGCGCGGCTTGGATGGGTTCGTCTCTGTTTGACGTGCGCGAAGCCGCTGCACGCACCGTCGATGTCGCCGCGGCCGACGTTGGTTTCCGCATCGACGAAGTGAAAATTCTCGGCGTCGCCGGCGCACGCGCGCAGGAAGTGCGCGAGCAGATCATCCCCGATGGGCGCCAGTCGATCCTCTCGCTCGATCCCGCCGACGTGAAGGCGCGCATCGAGGCGCTGGATTGGGTCGCCCACGCTTACGTGCGCCGCTTATGGCCTTCGACAATGGAAATTCGCGTTGAGCGCCGCCAAGCGTATGCGCGCTGGCAGGAAGGCGACGAGATCACCGTGATCGACGCCAACGGAGATCGCCTGCTGGCCGAGCAGGCCGCTGACCATCCCGAATTGCCTTTGGTGATTGGCGCCAACGCCGGCCCAACAGCGGAGCCTTTGCTGCTGGCGCTGGAAGAATTGCCGGAGGTGCGTGAGCGCCTGTCGTCGCTGGTGCGCGTGCGCGATCGCCGCTGGAACATGGAATTGACCAACGGCATGACCATCGCGTTGCCCGAGGCCGAACCAGCGATCGCACTGTCGCGCCTTGAAGGTTTGCAAACTCAACATCGATTGCTCGATCGCCCGATTGCAACGATTGATATGCGCGCGCCCGGACGCATGTCCGTGCGCGTGCGCCAGCAATTGACCGGCGGCAATTCTCCGCTTGCGGAGGGCGTGTGA
- a CDS encoding UDP-N-acetylmuramate--alanine ligase, translating into MLRRAIPFDTGPIHFVGIGGIGMSGIAAVMKNLGYEVSGSDAKDGPNIARLREQGIPVTIGHNAETAAHAGVVVISSAIKGGNPEVDAARARGAPIVRRAEMLAEIMRLKWTVAIGGTHGKTTTTSMIAALLDAGQKDPTVINGGIINAYGANARMGEGEWMVVEADESDGTFTRLRATAVVVTNMDPEHLDHYGSVEAMNAAYRTFVENIPFYGFAVMCLDHPQVQALAALVRDRRVISYGFNPQADVCAVNVRPSREGSTFDVVARRRGEGPGVTMHDLFLPVAGRHNVQNAVAAIAVARELGVTDAGIRQGLKKFAGVKRRFTTTGVWNEVRIVDDYGHHPVEIAAVLAAAREMTQGRILAVVQPHRYTRLRDLFQDFSTCFNDADIVAVADVYAAGETPIPGFDADTLVSSLKSHGHRDARRLASFDDLPALVRAEAQPGDIVVCLGAGDITAYANALPGKLGA; encoded by the coding sequence ATGCTGCGTCGCGCCATTCCGTTTGACACCGGGCCCATCCATTTCGTCGGCATCGGCGGCATCGGCATGTCCGGCATCGCCGCTGTGATGAAAAACCTCGGCTACGAAGTGTCGGGGTCGGACGCGAAGGACGGCCCCAACATCGCGCGCCTACGTGAGCAGGGCATCCCCGTCACCATCGGTCACAACGCCGAAACTGCGGCTCATGCGGGCGTCGTGGTCATCTCCTCGGCGATCAAAGGCGGCAACCCGGAAGTGGACGCCGCGCGCGCCCGCGGCGCGCCGATCGTGCGCCGCGCCGAGATGCTGGCGGAGATCATGCGGCTGAAGTGGACGGTCGCCATTGGCGGAACCCACGGCAAAACAACCACGACCTCGATGATCGCCGCACTGCTCGACGCCGGCCAGAAGGATCCCACCGTCATCAATGGCGGCATCATCAACGCTTACGGCGCCAACGCGCGCATGGGCGAGGGCGAATGGATGGTGGTGGAGGCTGACGAAAGCGACGGCACGTTCACGCGCTTGCGCGCCACCGCCGTCGTCGTCACCAACATGGACCCCGAGCACCTCGATCATTACGGTTCGGTCGAAGCCATGAACGCGGCGTATCGCACGTTCGTGGAAAACATCCCGTTCTACGGCTTCGCCGTGATGTGCCTCGATCACCCGCAAGTGCAGGCGCTCGCCGCACTCGTGCGCGACCGGCGCGTCATCTCCTACGGCTTCAATCCGCAAGCCGATGTCTGCGCCGTGAATGTGCGCCCCTCGCGCGAGGGCTCGACATTCGACGTCGTCGCGCGCCGCCGTGGCGAAGGTCCGGGCGTCACGATGCACGATCTCTTCCTGCCGGTTGCCGGCCGCCACAATGTGCAAAACGCCGTCGCCGCCATCGCCGTAGCGCGCGAACTCGGCGTCACCGACGCCGGTATTCGCCAAGGCTTGAAAAAGTTCGCCGGCGTGAAGCGCCGCTTCACCACCACGGGCGTGTGGAACGAAGTGCGCATCGTCGACGATTACGGCCACCATCCGGTGGAGATCGCCGCCGTGCTCGCCGCCGCGCGCGAGATGACGCAAGGCCGCATCCTCGCCGTAGTGCAGCCGCACCGCTACACGCGCCTGCGCGATCTGTTCCAGGATTTCTCGACCTGCTTCAACGACGCCGACATCGTCGCCGTCGCGGATGTGTACGCTGCCGGTGAAACGCCGATCCCAGGCTTCGATGCGGATACGCTCGTTTCAAGCCTCAAGAGCCACGGCCACCGCGACGCCCGCCGCCTCGCTAGCTTTGACGATCTGCCGGCCCTCGTGCGCGCCGAAGCGCAGCCCGGCGATATCGTGGTTTGCTTGGGCGCCGGCGACATCACCGCGTACGCGAACGCGTTGCCCGGAAAACTGGGCGCCTAG
- a CDS encoding UDP-N-acetylmuramoylalanine--D-glutamate ligase, producing MIPITEFKGRDVAVFGLARTGLAAARALTAGGARVHAWDDSDVSRAKAEAAGVPTSDINSRDWRSFAALILSPGIPLTFPQPHRMVTLAEATGVPVLGDIELFARAVNALPATQRPKLIGVTGTNGKSTTSALIAHILKEAGKDVRLGGNIGEAVLELADLHAGAYYVIELSSFQLELTASLRLDVALWLNTTPDHLDRHGDMAGYVAAKKRIFANQGAADWAVIGVDDAYCAQICTELTRGGAQHVAPISSGQALGRGVYALGPKLFDALNGRTEPAADLSEAPALAGKHNAQNACAAFAAARALGVDPRIIAQALTTFGGLPHRLERAGTIAGVRFINDSKATNANAAAQALAVYPRVHWIAGGVAKDGGIDELANFFPRISRAYLIGQAAGEFSDTLRNKAPVTMAGDLDNAVRLAFEDAKKAQEPHPVVLLSPACASYDQFRDYEDRGNQFKAAVAKLAAENPDAKKNGSKK from the coding sequence GTGATTCCGATCACGGAATTCAAAGGCCGAGACGTCGCGGTGTTCGGCTTGGCGCGCACGGGTCTCGCGGCGGCGCGCGCGCTCACCGCCGGCGGCGCGCGCGTTCACGCGTGGGACGATAGCGACGTCTCGCGCGCCAAGGCCGAAGCCGCCGGCGTGCCGACGAGCGACATCAACAGCCGCGACTGGCGGAGCTTCGCCGCGCTCATTCTCTCACCGGGCATTCCCCTTACCTTCCCGCAGCCGCACCGCATGGTGACGCTCGCGGAAGCGACAGGCGTGCCGGTGCTGGGCGACATCGAATTGTTCGCCCGCGCCGTGAATGCACTGCCGGCGACGCAGCGCCCGAAGCTGATCGGCGTTACAGGCACCAACGGCAAGTCCACGACGTCGGCTTTGATCGCCCACATCCTGAAAGAAGCCGGCAAGGATGTGCGCCTCGGCGGCAATATCGGCGAAGCCGTGCTCGAACTGGCGGACCTGCACGCCGGCGCCTATTACGTGATCGAGCTCAGCTCGTTCCAACTCGAACTCACCGCGTCGCTTCGCCTCGACGTGGCGCTGTGGCTCAATACAACGCCTGATCATCTCGATCGCCACGGCGACATGGCCGGCTATGTCGCCGCCAAGAAGCGCATCTTCGCCAATCAAGGCGCGGCCGATTGGGCGGTGATCGGCGTCGACGATGCGTATTGCGCGCAGATCTGTACCGAACTCACGCGCGGCGGCGCGCAACACGTGGCGCCGATCTCGTCGGGTCAGGCATTGGGGCGCGGCGTCTATGCACTCGGTCCTAAACTGTTCGATGCGCTCAACGGGCGCACCGAGCCCGCCGCGGATCTCAGCGAAGCGCCGGCGCTTGCCGGTAAGCACAACGCGCAAAACGCCTGCGCGGCGTTCGCGGCTGCGCGCGCGCTGGGCGTCGATCCGCGCATCATCGCTCAGGCGCTCACCACCTTCGGCGGCTTGCCGCATCGCCTGGAGCGCGCTGGCACGATTGCCGGCGTGCGCTTCATCAACGACAGCAAAGCCACCAACGCCAACGCCGCAGCACAAGCGCTCGCAGTTTACCCGCGCGTCCATTGGATCGCTGGCGGCGTGGCTAAGGATGGCGGCATTGACGAGCTCGCGAACTTCTTTCCACGCATCAGCCGCGCGTATCTAATCGGGCAGGCCGCGGGCGAATTTTCCGACACGCTGCGCAACAAGGCGCCCGTGACCATGGCCGGCGATCTCGACAACGCCGTGCGCCTCGCCTTTGAGGACGCGAAGAAAGCGCAAGAGCCGCATCCGGTGGTGCTGCTGTCGCCCGCGTGCGCGTCCTACGATCAGTTCCGGGACTACGAGGATCGCGGCAACCAGTTCAAGGCCGCCGTCGCCAAGCTCGCGGCGGAGAACCCCGACGCGAAAAAGAACGGGAGCAAGAAATGA
- a CDS encoding cell division protein FtsW, which translates to MSAIAERFGAAIDRARTYDRPLLVIAAILFALGILFSMAASPVATARIGIEEAFYLAGRQAIYAVLGVIVMFAAASLETRVLRRFATLSAAIMLPLCALAGLFGEEIKGAQRWFDFGLFSLQPSEILKPTIIVVWAWMLSESIKRPGFPGRAVTIALYGLAAAVLLSQPDIGQTALLGLVLGPMLLLSGMALRWILGGAVFAGAAAWAIYSFYPHARDRVDAFLNPEGPAGYQVNRALDAIAAGGAFGRGPGEGVIKRSLPDAHADFVYAVAAEEFGLLASIGLIAVFGALAFRGLSRASRLNDPFEQLAAAGLITLLVAQSAIHIAVNLSLLPAKGMTLPFISFGGSSMIGSALALGFCMSLLRDRPGAFLYVGRAQVA; encoded by the coding sequence ATGAGCGCGATCGCCGAGCGCTTCGGCGCCGCGATCGACCGCGCGCGGACGTATGATCGCCCGCTGCTGGTGATCGCCGCGATCCTGTTTGCGCTCGGCATTTTGTTCTCGATGGCGGCGAGTCCCGTCGCCACCGCCCGCATCGGCATCGAGGAAGCGTTCTACCTCGCCGGCCGTCAGGCGATTTACGCGGTTCTCGGCGTCATCGTCATGTTTGCTGCCGCTTCGCTTGAAACGCGCGTGCTGCGCCGCTTCGCCACGCTCAGTGCTGCGATCATGCTGCCGCTCTGCGCGCTCGCGGGTCTGTTCGGCGAAGAGATCAAGGGCGCGCAACGTTGGTTCGATTTCGGTCTCTTTTCCTTGCAGCCCTCGGAAATTCTGAAGCCGACGATCATCGTCGTCTGGGCGTGGATGTTGAGTGAAAGCATCAAGCGTCCGGGCTTTCCGGGCCGCGCCGTGACGATTGCGCTCTACGGCCTCGCCGCCGCCGTACTGCTGTCGCAACCCGACATCGGTCAGACCGCATTGCTCGGCCTCGTGCTCGGGCCGATGCTGTTGCTCTCAGGCATGGCGCTCCGCTGGATTCTCGGCGGCGCAGTGTTCGCGGGCGCCGCGGCGTGGGCGATCTATTCGTTCTACCCGCACGCGCGGGACCGTGTGGACGCGTTCCTCAATCCCGAAGGGCCGGCTGGCTACCAGGTCAACCGCGCGCTCGACGCGATCGCCGCCGGCGGCGCGTTCGGGCGTGGGCCGGGCGAGGGCGTGATCAAACGCTCACTGCCCGATGCGCACGCGGATTTTGTTTACGCCGTCGCGGCGGAAGAATTTGGCTTGCTCGCTTCGATAGGCCTTATCGCCGTGTTTGGCGCGCTCGCGTTCCGCGGTCTTTCGCGCGCCAGCCGCTTGAACGATCCGTTCGAACAACTCGCCGCCGCGGGCCTCATTACTTTGCTCGTCGCCCAGTCGGCCATCCACATCGCCGTGAATTTGTCGCTGCTGCCAGCCAAAGGCATGACGCTGCCGTTTATCTCATTTGGCGGTTCGTCGATGATCGGCTCGGCGCTTGCGCTCGGTTTCTGCATGTCGCTGCTGCGCGATCGGCCCGGCGCGTTTCTCTACGTCGGAAGGGCGCAAGTCGCATGA